The Streptomyces sp. DH-12 genome has a window encoding:
- the obgE gene encoding GTPase ObgE, with translation MTTFVDRVELHVAAGNGGHGCASVHREKFKPLGGPDGGNGGRGGDVILTVDQSVTTLLDYHHSPHRKATNGKPGEGGNRSGKDGQDLVLPVPDGTVVLDKAGNVLADLVGHGTSYVAAQGGRGGLGNAALASARRKAPGFALLGEPGDLRDVVLELKTVADVALVGYPSAGKSSLISVLSAAKPKIADYPFTTLVPNLGVVTAGSTVYTIADVPGLIPGASQGKGLGLEFLRHVERCSVLVHVLDTATLESDRDPVSDLDVIEEELRQYGGLDNRPRLVVLNKIDVPDGKDLADMVRPDLEARGYRVFEVSAVAHTGLRELSFALADLVATARAARPKEEATRIVIRPKAVDDTGFTVTREEAGGELVFRVRGEKPERWVRQTDFNNDEAVGYLADRLNRLGVEDELMKSGARSGDAVAIGPEDNAVVFDWEPSVTAGAEMLGRRGEDHRFEAPRPAAQRRRDRDAERDEAQREFDGFEPF, from the coding sequence ATGACCACCTTCGTGGACCGCGTCGAACTGCACGTCGCCGCGGGTAACGGAGGCCACGGCTGTGCCTCCGTCCATCGCGAGAAGTTCAAGCCGCTCGGCGGACCCGACGGCGGCAACGGCGGACGCGGCGGCGATGTGATCCTCACCGTCGACCAGTCCGTGACCACCCTGCTCGACTACCACCACTCGCCGCACCGCAAGGCCACCAACGGCAAGCCCGGCGAGGGTGGCAACCGCTCCGGCAAGGACGGCCAGGACCTGGTCCTGCCCGTGCCGGACGGCACCGTGGTGCTCGACAAGGCGGGCAACGTCCTCGCCGACCTCGTCGGCCACGGCACCTCCTACGTCGCCGCCCAGGGCGGCCGCGGCGGGCTCGGCAACGCCGCCCTCGCCTCGGCGCGGCGCAAGGCCCCCGGGTTCGCGCTGCTCGGCGAGCCGGGCGACCTGCGGGACGTCGTCCTCGAGCTGAAGACCGTCGCCGACGTGGCCCTGGTGGGCTACCCCAGCGCCGGCAAGTCGTCCCTGATCTCCGTGCTCAGCGCCGCCAAGCCGAAGATCGCCGACTACCCGTTCACCACGCTGGTGCCCAACCTCGGTGTGGTCACCGCCGGTTCGACCGTCTACACCATCGCCGACGTCCCCGGTCTGATCCCCGGCGCCAGCCAGGGCAAGGGACTGGGCCTGGAGTTCCTGCGCCACGTGGAGCGGTGCAGCGTGCTGGTGCACGTGCTGGACACCGCCACCCTGGAGTCCGACCGCGACCCCGTCTCCGACCTCGACGTCATCGAGGAGGAGCTGCGGCAGTACGGCGGGCTGGACAACCGGCCGCGGCTCGTCGTCCTCAACAAGATCGACGTGCCCGACGGCAAGGACCTCGCCGACATGGTCCGCCCGGACCTGGAGGCGCGCGGCTACCGCGTCTTCGAGGTGTCCGCCGTGGCCCACACCGGGCTGCGCGAGCTGTCCTTCGCGCTCGCCGACCTGGTGGCCACGGCGCGCGCCGCCAGGCCGAAGGAGGAGGCGACCCGCATCGTCATCCGTCCCAAGGCGGTCGACGACACCGGCTTCACCGTCACCCGCGAGGAGGCCGGCGGCGAGCTGGTGTTCCGGGTGCGCGGCGAGAAGCCCGAACGCTGGGTGCGGCAGACCGACTTCAACAACGACGAGGCCGTCGGCTACCTCGCCGACCGGCTCAACCGCCTCGGTGTCGAGGACGAGCTGATGAAGTCCGGCGCCCGCTCCGGCGACGCCGTCGCCATCGGTCCCGAGGACAACGCCGTGGTCTTCGACTGGGAGCCGTCCGTCACCGCCGGCGCGGAGATGCTCGGCCGCCGCGGCGAGGACCACCGCTTCGAGGCGCCCCGCCCGGCCGCCCAGCGCCGCCGCGACCGCGACGCCGAACGCGACGAGGCGCAGCGGGAGTTCGACGGCTTCGAGCCGTTCTGA
- a CDS encoding acyltransferase family protein: MSARDLASPPRPSADDTPSVPQARGDSPAPPSGGNAAPAAGGAGLRLDIQGLRAVAVTLVVVAHAGVSSLAGGFVGVDVFFVISGFLITSLMLREWKREGRISLGRFYARRAMRLLPASTLVVLATLAGSWLFLGPLRFADYAKDAIASAWYVVNFRLADSGTDYFHTDVPPSPFQHFWSLAVEEQFYLIWPVVLIVALKILRRRALLAIPLLALAAASFAVNLHLTETSPSWAYFGSQGRIWELAVGALLALVAHRLNDIPRPVAAVLSWAGLAAIAYAAVAFDESTVFPGHNAAVPVLGAAAVLAGGAAGGRYGAGALLSLRPAVWVGGVSYAWYLWHWPLIVIVPAAFGFGENEGPLRLIAALSGLVLAWGTLHLVEDPMRFHRAFKAHAGRGLSLGLGLSAVAAAAALVTLQFPPSLSSGGAQQNTKEAIAQAPDPQAALTRLLQNPAEEMPSNLSPSVHDVAYERTAVYDDDCALTMSEEKQTQPCLYGDKDGERTVVLFGDSHIAQWFPAFDAIAREHGWKLYSFTKNACKVAQITIAYNNGPYASCDEWREVTIEKIRAMEPDLVVTSSSNSAKLWGEGDIAAEWGEGQAETYRILQQGRTRVLTLLDNPWPKNNAVDCAVAHPDDLDACANERSEADPQPSVTEAIREAAAAEDVTVIDPYDWVCAPSGTCPVVVGNTLVYRDFGHLADAYVEALTPVVEERLLRLFGADLSRTPGA; this comes from the coding sequence GTGTCCGCCCGCGATCTCGCGTCCCCACCGCGGCCTTCAGCAGATGACACCCCGTCCGTCCCCCAGGCGCGGGGCGACTCCCCCGCACCGCCGTCCGGCGGGAACGCCGCCCCCGCGGCGGGCGGCGCCGGGCTGAGGCTGGACATCCAGGGACTGCGCGCGGTGGCGGTCACCCTGGTGGTGGTCGCCCATGCGGGGGTGTCGTCCCTGGCCGGCGGTTTCGTCGGCGTGGACGTCTTCTTCGTCATCTCCGGCTTCCTCATCACCTCGCTGATGCTCCGCGAGTGGAAGCGTGAGGGACGGATCTCGCTGGGCCGCTTCTACGCCCGCCGGGCCATGCGCCTGCTGCCCGCCTCCACGCTGGTCGTCCTGGCGACGCTGGCCGGGTCCTGGCTCTTCCTGGGCCCGCTGCGGTTCGCGGACTACGCCAAGGACGCCATCGCCTCCGCCTGGTACGTCGTCAACTTCCGGCTGGCCGACTCGGGCACCGACTACTTCCACACCGACGTGCCGCCCTCGCCGTTCCAGCACTTCTGGTCGCTGGCGGTGGAGGAGCAGTTCTACCTGATCTGGCCCGTCGTGCTGATCGTGGCGCTGAAGATCCTCCGGCGCCGGGCCCTGCTGGCGATCCCGCTGCTGGCCCTGGCCGCCGCGTCCTTCGCCGTCAACCTGCACCTCACCGAGACGTCCCCGTCGTGGGCCTACTTCGGCTCGCAGGGCCGCATCTGGGAGCTGGCGGTCGGCGCGCTGCTGGCGCTGGTGGCGCACCGGCTGAACGACATCCCCCGCCCGGTCGCCGCGGTCCTCAGCTGGGCGGGCCTGGCCGCCATCGCCTACGCGGCGGTGGCCTTCGACGAGAGCACCGTCTTCCCCGGCCACAACGCCGCCGTCCCGGTCCTCGGCGCGGCGGCCGTGCTGGCCGGCGGCGCGGCGGGCGGCCGCTACGGAGCGGGCGCCCTCCTGTCGCTGCGGCCCGCCGTGTGGGTCGGCGGGGTCTCCTACGCCTGGTACCTGTGGCACTGGCCGCTCATCGTCATCGTGCCCGCGGCCTTCGGCTTCGGTGAGAACGAGGGCCCGCTGCGGCTGATCGCCGCCCTGAGCGGTCTCGTGCTGGCCTGGGGGACGCTGCACCTGGTCGAGGACCCGATGCGGTTCCACCGGGCGTTCAAGGCCCACGCGGGCCGGGGCCTGTCGCTGGGGCTGGGTCTGTCGGCGGTCGCGGCGGCGGCCGCGCTGGTCACCCTGCAGTTCCCGCCGAGCCTGTCGTCGGGCGGCGCGCAGCAGAACACCAAGGAGGCGATCGCCCAGGCGCCGGACCCGCAGGCCGCGCTGACCCGGCTGCTGCAGAACCCGGCGGAGGAGATGCCGTCCAACCTCTCGCCGAGCGTGCACGACGTGGCGTACGAGCGGACGGCGGTCTACGACGACGACTGCGCGCTGACCATGTCGGAGGAGAAGCAGACGCAGCCGTGCCTGTACGGCGACAAGGACGGCGAGCGCACCGTGGTGCTCTTCGGCGACTCGCACATCGCCCAGTGGTTCCCGGCCTTCGACGCCATCGCCCGCGAGCACGGCTGGAAGCTCTACTCGTTCACCAAGAACGCCTGCAAGGTCGCCCAGATCACCATCGCGTACAACAACGGCCCGTACGCGTCCTGCGACGAGTGGCGTGAGGTGACCATCGAGAAGATCCGCGCGATGGAGCCCGACCTGGTCGTCACCTCCAGTTCCAACTCGGCGAAGCTGTGGGGCGAGGGCGACATCGCCGCCGAGTGGGGCGAGGGCCAGGCCGAGACGTACCGGATCCTCCAGCAGGGCCGCACCCGGGTGCTCACGCTGCTGGACAACCCCTGGCCGAAGAACAACGCGGTGGACTGCGCGGTCGCCCACCCGGACGACCTCGACGCGTGCGCCAACGAGCGGTCCGAGGCCGACCCGCAGCCCTCGGTCACCGAGGCGATCCGCGAGGCGGCGGCCGCCGAGGACGTGACGGTCATCGACCCCTACGACTGGGTCTGCGCCCCGTCCGGCACCTGCCCGGTCGTGGTGGGCAACACCCTGGTGTACCGGGACTTCGGCCACCTGGCGGACGCCTACGTCGAGGCCCTGACCCCGGTGGTGGAGGAGCGGCTGCTGCGGCTCTTCGGGGCGGACCTGAGCCGGACCCCGGGAGCCTGA
- a CDS encoding CDP-alcohol phosphatidyltransferase family protein → MRVPSLPEVRRLTEKQRDAWWTVLLVDPVATPLVRWTAMWTRVTPNQITWAALVLGIGAAACFAQGDWQWLIAGAVVYHVSFILDCMDGKLARLTGKGSAFGAWLDYIFDRVRVLVCAVALMGGQYQRTEDVTYIWLAVAVVFLDMLRYMDALEIWKVRLNMRRRQRERAAELGLIDPTPQDNGSDEDSEADDTPVKGTAKVPAQPTGSEASAVTAQAPAPAHVVSPAKTFITRLPGYVRLRDFLISHRIRIHLFSGIEFQMTIFIVAPLANSIFWPTVAAGALLLAFEVLVVYRLLLATRAFQRTMARYDRLEAEMKSDIAPSPSEQTTLV, encoded by the coding sequence ATGCGTGTACCTTCACTCCCCGAAGTCCGCCGCCTCACGGAGAAGCAGCGAGACGCCTGGTGGACCGTTCTCCTGGTCGACCCCGTCGCCACCCCCCTGGTCCGGTGGACCGCCATGTGGACCCGGGTGACCCCGAACCAGATCACCTGGGCCGCCCTGGTGCTGGGGATCGGGGCCGCGGCCTGCTTCGCCCAGGGTGACTGGCAGTGGCTGATCGCCGGAGCCGTCGTCTATCACGTCAGCTTCATCCTGGACTGCATGGACGGGAAGCTCGCCCGTCTGACGGGGAAGGGCTCGGCGTTCGGCGCCTGGCTCGACTACATCTTCGACCGCGTCCGCGTGCTGGTCTGCGCCGTCGCCCTGATGGGCGGGCAGTACCAGCGGACGGAGGACGTCACCTACATATGGCTCGCGGTGGCCGTGGTGTTCCTCGACATGCTCCGCTACATGGACGCGCTCGAGATATGGAAGGTCCGCCTGAACATGCGGCGGCGCCAGCGTGAGCGCGCCGCGGAACTGGGGCTGATCGACCCCACGCCCCAGGACAACGGCTCCGACGAGGACTCCGAGGCCGACGACACACCGGTGAAGGGCACCGCCAAGGTCCCCGCCCAGCCGACGGGCAGCGAGGCGTCCGCGGTCACCGCCCAGGCGCCGGCCCCCGCGCACGTCGTCTCCCCGGCGAAGACGTTCATCACGCGTCTCCCCGGCTATGTGCGGCTGCGCGACTTCCTCATCAGCCACCGGATCCGCATCCACCTGTTCAGCGGCATCGAGTTCCAGATGACGATCTTCATCGTCGCGCCGCTGGCCAACTCGATCTTCTGGCCGACGGTCGCCGCGGGCGCCCTGCTCCTCGCCTTCGAGGTGCTCGTCGTCTACCGCCTCCTCCTCGCCACCCGCGCCTTCCAGCGCACGATGGCCCGGTACGACCGCCTGGAGGCCGAGATGAAGTCCGACATCGCCCCCAGCCCGTCGGAGCAGACCACGCTGGTCTGA